Part of the Nicotiana sylvestris chromosome 2, ASM39365v2, whole genome shotgun sequence genome, TCGATGTGGACAATCACCTTTGTACCTATCAAGTACGGGCGAAACTTCTCCATAGCAAAGACAATAACAAATAGCTCTTTTTCAGTCACTGTTAAattgacttgggcatcattcaAGGTCTTACTAGCATAATACACCGGATGAAAGATTTTGTTGATTCTCTGCCCCAAAACTGCTCCAACTGCCACATCACTTGCGTCACACAcaagctcaaaaggcaagctccaatccaGTGCGGTGATAATAGGAGTAGTTGTCAATTTGAACTTGAGCAATTCAAGTTCCTTCATGCAATCCTCAATGAAATGGAATTTGGTACCCTTCTCTAAAAACTTACACAAGGGGTTCAccactttggaaaaatccttgatgaaacggcGATAGAACCCCGCATGACCCAAGAAACTCCTCACTCCCTTCACGGATGTAGGGGCGGAAGTTTAGAAATCACTTCTATTTTGGCCTTGTCAACATCAATAccattatttaaaattttatggccaaggacaatgtcttcctcgaccatgaagtgacatttctcccaattcaaTATGTTCGCCTCTTCACATCTTGCCAAGACCTTATCCAAATTGTGTaagcaatcatcaaaagaattcccaaccatggaaaagtcatccatgaagacctcaagaatatcctccaccatgtcggtgaagatagccatcatacaccattGAAAAGTTGCCGATGAATTGCGTAACCCAAATGGTATTCGCGATAATGTGAAAGTACCATAGGAACATGTGAAAGTAGTCTTTTATTGATCCTTCGGAGCAATAAAAATTTGATTGTAGCCAGAATACCCATCGAGGAAACAATAGAAATCACGGCCggccaacctatcaagcatttgatcaaggaagggaattgggaaatgatcctttcttgTGACTTTGTTAAGCTTGCGATAGTCCATACACATTCTCTACCCGGTCCCCGTTGTTGTAAGAATCAACTCGTTCTTGTCATTAGTAACCGTAGTCATACCctctttctttgggacacattgcactggaaaagtccatgaactatcggaAATGGGTAAACAACCcccgcatccaaccactttatgatctcctttttgaccacctcttgcatttcttcatttagcctcctttgatgttcaacggAGGTTtcctccaaaataatcttgtgcatgcaaaaggcgagTCTTATGCCCGGATATCCATCAATGTCCATCCAATTGCTCTCTTCCTCCTTTGTCGCACCTCCAATATGGACTTTACCTAtatgttagtcaaacaagaggaaagaataactggtaaagtagaagaagggccaaggaattcatacctaagatgtggaggcaatggctttaactccaaagTAGGAGGCTCCTCAgttgagggctttgttggaggagtcttccaGTTTACAAGATCTAACGATAACTTGCGGGGTTCATAAGTGTACAACCCCATTCCTTGCAATGCATTCACACATTCCACATAGCCTTTTTTCTCCTCATCATTATCATGGTTGAGCAAAACAGCTTCTAAATTATCCTCAACATTCATTGTGGCACTAGCATCATCAATAATCACATCAGTTACCAAATCCAGGAATGAACAAACTTCAttgctattcggttgcctcatagatttgcacacatggaataccacattttcatcacccacccggaaagtgagctcaccggcTTCCACATCAATAAGAGCCTTCCCTGTAGCAAGGAATGATCTACCCAAAATAATAGGCACCttatagtccacttcacaatcaagaaCCACAAAGTCCGCTGGGAGGAAGAAATTTTCAACACAAACCAACagatcatcaataatacccaaaggtTTCTTCATTGTATGAtctgccatttgcaacctcatagatgtgggtcttggttgcccaatccccaAAGTTTTGATCACCAattagggcatcaaattgatacttgtcCCAAGATCACATAAAGCTTTGGAAAAGTTGGAACTTCCAATTGTACATGGGATTGTGAAAGCCCTCAGACCTTCCAATTTTGGTgccattgagtgcacaattgcactcacttgatgtgtcatcTTTATAGTCTCACAATTCATCGACCTCTTCTTGGTGTCCAAGTCCTTCATAAACTTTTCATATCCCGGTATTTTTTCCAAGGCCTCAACCAACGGCACGTTAAtagacaaactcttcatcatgtcaatgaactttttaaattggTTCTCACCATTTTGCTTGGaaagcctttgaggatatggagGCGGAGGCCATGGaattggtgccttagcctttggcaATACCGGTTCTGGTATGTCCACAATGtgctccctagacgggttcacttcctcttgagtctcctccacattgtcatcaatatcaattctcacctcGTCATTTGCTTGCACTTTATTTCTTGGCAACTCATCTTCTTGTACCAATTGTTCCTCATCCATAATTTTCTTTTGACTTGAGGCGGTTGTTACCCCACCTTTTCTACTCCTTGTAGTCACGGCCATGTCATGTCCcatgttgttcccacccttcgggtttaccaccgtatcacttggtagtgcccccttaggacaAGTGTTCAAAGCTTGCGAGATTTTGTCAAATTGACTTCCAAATTGCGAATGGAAGTGTTGTGAGAGGCTAATTGAGCATCGGAGCCGACATTCTTCTCCATAATTTGTTTGAACATGTTTTCTATTCGATccatctcattgttggaagaatTCGGACCCTGAGAAGGATACGGAGGTGGATTTCTCGGTTGTTGAAACATCGGAGGCCTttaaaaacccgacccccggttgttgttgttgttccaccctccttggttTTTACCTCACCAATAGCCTTGATTATTGCCACTACAATTTCCTTGGTTATTTTGACCATtacaatttccttgattgttccaattcccTTAGTTGTTTTGATTGTTCAAACTACCTCGATTGCTtgaattccaatttccttgatttccttGTGGTCGCTATTGTTGTTGACTTGGGCCTGGATTGTTGTTTTTTTCCCTTggaagttgttcacatattgcacttcctCCTCTTGCTCATTGTATTGTCCATCTTGATCAAATCTACTATCATCTTGCTCATAATATTCAACCCGATTTTGCACTTGAGGACCCTTTTGCTTTCTCTTGTTTACCATCATACTAACTCCTTCCATTGCATTtacttgctttgggaccttgcacttgttgaagttgagATTTGGATAGTTGATTCATTGTGGTGGTCAACTCGGCAATTGCtttcccatgatcatgtaattctttATGCAAGTGAATCATATTTGGATCGCCTTGAGGAATGTTTGCTCTACTTTTCCATGCCGATGAAGTATCCACCATTTCATCGAGAATCTCACAAGCTTCTTCATATGGCGTTGTCATGAATTTTCCACCGGCAAGTTAGTTGACCATGCATTGATTGGTAGTATTGATCCCCATAtaaaaagtttgttgaatcataactttgtcatatcattgttcgggcactctttcaccatagtACGGtacctttcccatatctcatgcaaaggctcATTGGGTTCTTGTTTGAAAGCTAGAATCTCATCCCTAAGAGCTGCCATATCCccgggagaaaagaacttggaaatgaATTTCTCGGCCAATTCGTCCCATGTATGGATAGAATGATTTTGAAACCTCTCTAACCAATCCAAAGCCTCCCCCCTATAGAAAAAAGGAATAGCCTCAACCGCAAAGCATCCTCGGAGACGTTTGTTTGTTTACTCCCCCAGCAAGTGTCAACAAAACCATTCAAGTGCTTGTATGCATTTTGACTTGGAGTCCTGGTGAAGAATCCCTATTGTTCTAACAGTGTAAGCATAACATTTGTGTTTTGAAAATTTCCCGCCCTAATGTCTAAGGGGACTATGGCACTTGCGTATCATTCATTTTGCAACACCCGGTGTGCCGCCGCACTTGGAGGAAGTGGGGTGGAACGGGAACGCTGTCTTGAGGCAGGCGACCTTATCTATTtacttgaggttcaagaggaacatCATCAACTTGAGCATCATCCCCGCCATCCCCAAATGGcacatttccaagaggatcattgttgTTGAGAGCCATTATATCGCCTACAGTTGTTTTCACAAAAAAATTAGTAACTCGGAAGGAAAGGAATACAAAtcacacacaaaaccaaatataAAGCTAAATCCGTTTTTGGCTCTCCGGCAATGGCAACAAAGATTATGTTGCCCAAATACACACCACtgattgggattgagaagcagtCGATGCAATTATAATTACCCAACGTGAGTCTGGGTCGATTCCACAGAGAACTTATAATGGATTAGGTATATATCTAGACTAAGTGTATGCTATGCCCAAAATGCACTTCCACATGTTTGGTTGTTTCTTTCTACTTCTAATAATTTATGGTAATGTTTGCAAATGAAAAGCTAAAGAACGTGATTTTTGGTGTTGTTGTTATTCAAGTTTATAAAAGATATAGGGTCATGACTTCTACCTAGGTGGTTGCCTAACGGATTGTGGGCTTTAGGGCAAGTTTGATTGGTCGGGGTAGTAATATAACAATCACACGCAATTACCCATTCAATACCTCTTGGTAGTTAgagtggttttgcccaatttggctttctcaagtccaaatgggtaatgcacaaaacaagtgatagatgctcaagtcgggtcttactatatctagattcaaccctttagttggggctatcaatttcttgagttcaccctaatttcttgttagccaagttttcctagacttagtctctctttctcaagtagagtctaagtcaattaggcatgaatcaatatttgcaaccattaattcttaaattcaagcaagaactagaCTAAATATCACTCACCCAAttacaaacaagccctaaattaaacacccattaggtacccacactagggttggaacacaaccctagctaagaatttagctactcatagagaaaattgaaaaaattaaagaataaaataagaTTAAACTTATAATAGATGATAAAAGGAAGAGAATCCAATGTTAAAATGataaactattacaaagttacccAAAGCAGTACAGGAAAACATCTATCTATTTTCAGATGTTcaaacttgacctaattttgacaaaaaaagtctatttatacacagctaaaattATCGGACAAATCTGCCCCTGCAGAGGTTCTACGGTCGCACAATTAtgtgtgtggtccgcactttaaTGTTGGCTTGATAGGATAGACttctgcagccgcacaattcTGCATTGCAGCCACACTTCTTTTGATTTTGCGGACCGTACATTTATGAGTGCGACTGCAGTCTTGAGCTTGAGCTTTGACATGAGAGACTTCTGAAGATcgcacatttctgagtgcggccgcacttttGATTCTGCGGTCGCACAATAATAGTGTGGTCTGCACTTCTTCATGGACCAAAATCACATCTCTTTGAACCTCATCTTCTACGACCGCACAATAATTGTGTTGTACGCACTTTGCAAAGAAAATCTATCAGAGGTCTCTTCATGCTCTATGGCTGCACACAatattgtgcggtctgcactttgCTATTTTTTGCTTTGTTTTAGTCCTTGTCcaaattactccttcttgagttggttTTCATCTCT contains:
- the LOC138885954 gene encoding uncharacterized protein, with the protein product MGHDMAVTTRSRKGGVTTASSQKKIMDEEQLVQEDELPRNKVQANDEVRIDIDDNVEETQEEVNPSREHIVDIPEPVLPKAKAPIPWPPPPYPQRLSKQNGENQFKKFIDMMKSLSINVPLVEALEKIPGYEKFMKDLDTKKRSMNCETIKMTHQVSAIVHSMAPKLEGLRAFTIPCTIGSSNFSKALCDLGTSINLMP